The nucleotide sequence AAGGCTATGTCGAGGGTGGGCCGCATGGTTTAGTTTTATCGGCAGCCGGATGCACCAGTCATGGAGAACGAAGTCACAACTATCATCATCTTCTGAGGAGCATTTGTAaaatggcatttttgtaattggTTTGATACATGCATCGCATAATAGTTTAATCCTCTTCATTGGGTCGTGAAGAGAGGTTGTTGTATCATTACTTATTAGGACTAATGGATGCTCATGAAAAATATGTTTGAGGTGGCCTTTTTCATCTCTCCACACCGCCAAAGTCTCACCGTCGAATATTTGATGTGATAAGATGTGTGTTTCATCATCGACCGGCAAGCGAACAAGGTTGGGATGATCAACATCTTTGAAATTCTTTTCATTTTTTCCTAAGCCTGATACATAGAAATTGAATAAAATGTTATCACACTATACAAAAACTTTACCCATTATTCAGTATAATGAAATTTGTAGCATGTATAAATGCATTAAAATATAGGTTAATTTGCTCCAGGGGATGAAAAATAACGTATAAAACTAATGAAAAAAACCCTAAAGTATGAATATTGAATAGGCTCACAGTGCAATAATTTGTGTGAAATTTGAATGACATGAATAGCTAAATATAAAGATGTAGATTTTGTTTGCTTCTCTTTATGAATGTTTACAATCTAAACATATTTAAGCGTGTGGGTTtgtgatatatatattttttaaaggtAAATATCAAATTTTGTATGTGTTTAGATTTTTATCGGTATAAAATATTACACTAAATTCAATGAAatctgaaaaagaaaaaaagagaaaTACAATTAAAATTTAATGGCTACATCACAGTTTTGGAATGCGGTGGTGAAAAAGATGtcatatatataaaataacaaaAGATATCGCAATCCTTAAACTTTAcctttttttaaattataaaagaaaCTTATTTGTGAAATGTTATGTATATGCGGGCATATGTTTCAAGATTTACCTGGTAAAAGGACAAACATGAAAGGCTCTATCTGTGTTGTACAATCTGGGTGAACAAAGTACATGCATTTGCTGCATTTGTAAATCAAATGTTCATCTTCTAATTTCACACCACAAATCCTGCATTCGCAATCATATAATTGATCTCGTAACAAATATGAAAGGGTGAGCAGGTGACGGTGGCTAAACTGTTGAGTATGGAGTGATAACTTTATGGAAAGGAAAAGACAATCAGAATTTACTAAGAAGTTGAAACAAGTGGTGCATTGATAGAAATGTCCTTCATGTTTCTTCCCACATAAAAAACACTCATTCAAACCAGGTTTAGCACTAAAAGAGAATAACGGGTGTGAGTGGCTGGGGTGATGGATCGTATTTTGCTCCACAAACGTGGCACAAAGTTGATCAATTCCATAGTTGCATGTTGAACAATGATAACAAATGCCATCTCGATGATATTTGAGACAAGCACAACATTTCTTATCGTTTGTTGTTCTTTTAAGAATAAGAGTATGAGAAGGGTGACCTTGGAATTTTAAGGTTGGTGGTATTTCTTCACAAAATTTATGGAGTGAATAAGTGCAGGACGACATGCTACCCTTGTAGTAATAACGGTGGTACCAGTCAATTTCTGTCACACCTATTACATATCCACTTAAAGTTTTGCGTCGTGATCAAATCGTTGTCATCATACTCGTCATCATCTTCTATGTAGTCTTCTATGTAGTCTCGATACATCAGTTGCAAATCTACTAGCGTGAGTGGATGCTCATGTTGAAGCTCTTTTGGGTTTAGCTCCTTGACGTCCATTTCGGTATTTTTCTCTGTCACTACATTATACATATCATTTTCTTAATTCCAAATGTAACAACAAtgtaaatataataaataatgaaAATCTTGAACACATGAAAACTGGCGTAAACTAGGTTTTTTAACTACTCATGACAGAATTGTGAAAATATGAAATCATACAAATATTAAACGAACTCGAGCTTCATGTACCAAGTTTGTTTAAGCTCACAATTCTAAATGACtttgttatttatataaatataaaacactatatattatatatataatgcataatatataataaaatgtCACGATATTTGTTGTTAtaataaaataactaaataatatacatacatatatatttctAAAGAGATATTCAATATATAAAGCATTAACGATCAATATTCCGCTGCAACGCACGGGCTAGCGTCAACTCGTTTATTACATTTCTGAATAATCCCTTACAACTAGTTATATACAAAATTAAACCTTTGTAATATCATCGTCAACAACCTCCCAATGACGGGTCACCGGTCTCATCATTTCACTTGGATAAAATTCTAAGCTTGTTTGTGGTCCACGTTGCTTTATCATACGTTTGTTTTCTTCATACATATAAATGTGTCTTGAGGGATTAAATAAAAAAGAAGCTAAGGTATGCTCATGGTACCAATGGAAAGCAACGTTACAAGGTAAGCACTTCAAGATGATATGGGATTGCAATTTGCTTCCGCACTCTTGGCATAAACCATCATTCTCAGTCCCTGGAGCAAGTGACAGCGGATGTCGGTGAAGCCGTGGAAATTCATCAATGGCCCCAAACTTGATGTTAATGTACTTATAAACACCTTCCGAATCATAGAGAGAATTAGCACCTTGTTCTGACTGAAGCATTAACGGAGCACATGCCGAGTGAATGGATTGTGCGCACTCTGCACAATGGTAAAACCACTTTCCAGGATCAAGCTCCTCCTCACAAACTTCACAGAAGTATCGACTTTTGTGATCCTCAACTGGGGAGTAGCTCAACTGTAGGGGGTGCTTGTCATACTTATGCCTAATTGTTTTAGGTAAATGCAAAGCACATCTGCAATCCAAATAGAAATCACAACTGGTACATCTGAAATAACTCTCACTTTCAGCAATACTCACACGACATGCACGACATTCCATCTTAGAATGGCTTGATGAACCACTGTCTACTCTTGCAAGTAAGTGATTCGAATTTGCATGTGCTTCATGTGTAATTTCTTTAGGCATAAATGCACAATTAACATCAATTACGTACTCACACTCAAAGCAAACATAAAAAAACCCGTTGCAGGGCAATCCACAAGCCTCGCATTTATATCCACTTAGGTTATCAAAAAAGATGTAAAGACGAAGGCTATGTTGAGGGTGGGGCCCATGGTTTCTTAGTTGTTTGGGCAGCCGGATGCACCAATCGTGGAGAACAAACTTACAGCTACCATCACGTTTGGAGCATTTGTAaaatggcatttttgtaattggTTTGATACATGCATTGCATAATAGTTTAATCCTCTTCATTGGGTCGTGAAGAGAGGTGGTTGTATCATTACTTATTAGGACTAATGGATGCTCATGAAAAGAATGTATGAGGTGGCCTTTTTCATTTCTCCCCTTCACCCGAGTCTTACCTTCAAATATTTGATGTGATAAGATGTGTGTTTCATCATCCACTGGTAGGTGAACAAGGTTGGGATGATTAACATCTTtgaaatttttttcattttttcctaAGCCTGATACATAGAAATTGAATAAACTGTTACCACACTACACAAAAACTTTACCCATTATTCAGTATAATATAATGAAATTTTTTAAAGGTAAATATCAAATTTTGTATGTGTTTAGATTTTTATCAATATAAAATATTACACTAAATTCAATGAAatctgaaaaagaaaaaaagggaAATACAATTAAAATTTAATGGCCACGTCGCGGTTTTGGAATGCGGTGGTGAAAAAGATGTCATATATAAACAAACAAAAGATATCACAATCCTTAaactttacttttttttttaataataaaagaaacttATTTGTGAAATGTTATGTATGTGCGGGCATATGTTTCAAGATTTACCTGGTAAAAGGACAAACATGAAAGGCTTTATCTGTGTTGCACAATCTGGATGAACATAGTACATGCATTTGCTGCATTTGTAAATCAAATGTTCATCTTCTAATTTCACACCACAAATCCTGCATTCGCAATCATATAATTGATCTAGTAACGAATATGAAAGGGTGAGCAGGTGACGGTGGCTAAACTGTTGAGTATGGAGTGATAACTTTATGGGAAGGGAAAGACAATCAGAATTTACTAAGAAGTTGAAACAAGTGGTGCATTGATAGAAATGTCCTTCATGTTTCTTCCCACATAAAAAACACTCATTCAAACCAGGTTTAGCACTAAAAGAGAATAACGGGTGTGAGTGGCTGGGGTGATGGATCGTATTTTGCTCCACAAACGTGGCACAAAGTTGATCAATTCCATAGTTGCATGTTGAACAATGATAACAAATGCCATCTCGATGATATTTGAGACAAGCACAACATTTCTTATCGTTTGTTGTTCTTTTAAGGATAAGAGTATGAGAAGGGTGACCTTGGAATTTTAAGGTTGGTGGTATTTCTTCACAAAATTTATGGAGTGAATAAGTGCAGGACGACATGCTACACTTGTAGTAATAACGGTGGTACCAGTCAATTCGTCTGTCACACCTATTACATATGCACTCAAAGTTTTGCGTCGTGATCAAATCGTTGTCATCATACTCGTCATCATCTTCTATGTAGTCCCGATGCATCAGTTGCAAATCTACTAGCGTGAGTGGATGCTCATGTTGAAGCTCTTTTGGGTTTAGCTCCTTGACGTCCATTTCGGTATTTTTCTCTGTCATTACATTATACATATCGTTTGCTTAATTCCAAATGTAACAACAAtgtaattata is from Helianthus annuus cultivar XRQ/B chromosome 9, HanXRQr2.0-SUNRISE, whole genome shotgun sequence and encodes:
- the LOC110908194 gene encoding uncharacterized protein LOC110908194 isoform X5, whose translation is MQQMHVLCSSRLCNTDKAFHVCPFTRCALHLPKTIRHKYDKHPLQLSYSPVEDHKSRYFCEVCEEELDPGKWFYHCAECAQSIHSACAPLMLQSEQGANSLYDSEGVYKYINIKFGAIDEFPRLHRHPLSLAPGTENDGLCQECGSKLQSHIILKCLPCNVAFHWYHEHTLASFLFNPSRHIYMYEENKRMIKQRGPQTSLEFYPSEMMRPVTRHWEVVDDDITKV
- the LOC110908194 gene encoding uncharacterized protein LOC110908194 isoform X1, which translates into the protein MYNVMTEKNTEMDVKELNPKELQHEHPLTLVDLQLMHRDYIEDDDEYDDNDLITTQNFECICNRCDRRIDWYHRYYYKCSMSSCTYSLHKFCEEIPPTLKFQGHPSHTLILKRTTNDKKCCACLKYHRDGICYHCSTCNYGIDQLCATFVEQNTIHHPSHSHPLFSFSAKPGLNECFLCGKKHEGHFYQCTTCFNFLVNSDCLSLPIKLSLHTQQFSHRHLLTLSYSLLDQLYDCECRICGVKLEDEHLIYKCSKCMYYVHPDCATQIKPFMFVLLPGLGKNEKNFKDVNHPNLVHLPVDDETHILSHQIFEGKTRVKGRNEKGHLIHSFHEHPLVLISNDTTTSLHDPMKRIKLLCNACIKPITKMPFYKCSKRDGSCKFVLHDWCIRLPKQLRNHGPHPQHSLRLYIFFDNLSGYKCEACGLPCNGFFYVCFECEYVIDVNCAFMPKEITHEAHANSNHLLARVDSGSSSHSKMECRACRVSIAESESYFRCTSCDFYLDCRCALHLPKTIRHKYDKHPLQLSYSPVEDHKSRYFCEVCEEELDPGKWFYHCAECAQSIHSACAPLMLQSEQGANSLYDSEGVYKYINIKFGAIDEFPRLHRHPLSLAPGTENDGLCQECGSKLQSHIILKCLPCNVAFHWYHEHTLASFLFNPSRHIYMYEENKRMIKQRGPQTSLEFYPSEMMRPVTRHWEVVDDDITKV
- the LOC110908194 gene encoding uncharacterized protein LOC110908194 isoform X2, coding for MDVKELNPKELQHEHPLTLVDLQLMHRDYIEDDDEYDDNDLITTQNFECICNRCDRRIDWYHRYYYKCSMSSCTYSLHKFCEEIPPTLKFQGHPSHTLILKRTTNDKKCCACLKYHRDGICYHCSTCNYGIDQLCATFVEQNTIHHPSHSHPLFSFSAKPGLNECFLCGKKHEGHFYQCTTCFNFLVNSDCLSLPIKLSLHTQQFSHRHLLTLSYSLLDQLYDCECRICGVKLEDEHLIYKCSKCMYYVHPDCATQIKPFMFVLLPGLGKNEKNFKDVNHPNLVHLPVDDETHILSHQIFEGKTRVKGRNEKGHLIHSFHEHPLVLISNDTTTSLHDPMKRIKLLCNACIKPITKMPFYKCSKRDGSCKFVLHDWCIRLPKQLRNHGPHPQHSLRLYIFFDNLSGYKCEACGLPCNGFFYVCFECEYVIDVNCAFMPKEITHEAHANSNHLLARVDSGSSSHSKMECRACRVSIAESESYFRCTSCDFYLDCRCALHLPKTIRHKYDKHPLQLSYSPVEDHKSRYFCEVCEEELDPGKWFYHCAECAQSIHSACAPLMLQSEQGANSLYDSEGVYKYINIKFGAIDEFPRLHRHPLSLAPGTENDGLCQECGSKLQSHIILKCLPCNVAFHWYHEHTLASFLFNPSRHIYMYEENKRMIKQRGPQTSLEFYPSEMMRPVTRHWEVVDDDITKV
- the LOC110908194 gene encoding uncharacterized protein LOC110908194 isoform X3 — encoded protein: MYNVMTEKNTEMDVKELNPKELQHEHPLTLVDLQLMHRDYIEDDDEYDDNDLITTQNFECICNRCDRRIDWYHRYYYKCSMSSCTYSLHKFCEEIPPTLKFQGHPSHTLILKRTTNDKKCCACLKYHRDGICYHCSTCNYGIDQLCATFVEQNTIHHPSHSHPLFSFSAKPGLNECFLCGKKHEGHFYQCTTCFNFLVNSDCLSLPIKLSLHTQQFSHRHLLTLSYSLLDQLYDCECRICGVKLEDEHLIYKCSKCMYYVHPDCATQIKPFMFVLLPGLGKNEKNFKDVNHPNLVHLPVDDETHILSHQIFEDVLCIYLKQLGISMTSTPYS
- the LOC110908194 gene encoding uncharacterized protein LOC110908194 isoform X4, producing MYNVMTEKNTEMDVKELNPKELQHEHPLTLVDLQLMHRDYIEDDDEYDDNDLITTQNFECICNRCDRRIDWYHRYYYKCSMSSCTYSLHKFCEEIPPTLKFQGHPSHTLILKRTTNDKKCCACLKYHRDGICYHCSTCNYGIDQLCATFVEQNTIHHPSHSHPLFSFSAKPGLNECFLCGKKHEGHFYQCTTCFNFLVNSDCLSLPIKLSLHTQQFSHRHLLTLSYSLLDQLYDCECRICGVKLEDEHLIYKCSKCMYYVHPDCATQIKPFMFVLLPGLGKNEKNFKDVNHPNLVHLPVDDETHILSHQIFEDVLCIYLKQLGISMTSTPYS